The genomic window TCCAGCCGAGGGACCATCCTTGGGAATCGCACCTGAAGGGAAATGAATGTGAATATCATAGTTTACGAAATCGTTGTAGTCGATGCCGAGCATCTCCGCGCGAGCACGTACATAGGAATGCGATGCCTGGATCGACTCTTTCATGACTTCGCCCAGTGATCCGGTGAAGATAACCCCACCCGCACCACGCATCTTGATACCCTCGATCAGCATAATATCCCCGCCCGAGCCTGTCCATGCCAGGCCGTTGGCGACGCCGATTTCGGGGTTGCTCTCGATCATTTCAGGGATGTAGACCGGGGGACCGAGGTAAGTCTCGAGATTTTTAATCGTAATTCGAATTTTGCGCTTACGTTTGTTGACCGCCAGCTGACGTGAAACCTTGCGGCAGATCAACTCGATCTCGCGTTTGAAACCGATCAAGCCGGATTCAAGCGTGTAGTGACGGATTATCCGGCGCAGGGCTTCGGCTGTAAAAGTAAGGGTGCCTTCTTTTAAGTTGTGAGCACGACAGAGCTTTGGAATGATGAATTTCTGACCGATCTCGATCTTTTCAGAATCGATATAGCCAGTGAATTCGATCACCTCCATCCGCTCAGTAAGCGGTGCAGGGATCTCGTCCAATGCTTCCACGGTGGTGATGAAAATCGCCCGTGAGAGATCGAACGGCAAACCGACATAGGCATCGATAAATGACTTATTCTGCTTCGGATCAAGAATTTCAAGCATCGCCAGAGGCAGTGACATACTGCTCGAATACATCGACATCTTATCGATATCATCGACGATCACGACCGGATTGGCACTCTTCCTTTCAACCAGCGCGCGCATGACATTACCCGGCATCGCCCCCAGGAAAGTACGCATATCGCCTTTGATATCCTCGACCAGCGAAATCCCTGCGGCATTGATTGTAATCACCTCGCGTCCCAACGCCCGCGCGATTGCATTGGCCAGAGAACTCTTACCGGTACCGGGAGGGCCACACAGGCACAAGATTGGACTGCGTATCTGCGCGGTCAGCTTGCGCACCACGAGATATTCAATGATGCGGTCTTTGATCCGGCGAGGGCCGTAATATTCGCGATCGATCAAATCTTCTATCTTTTTTAGATTATCCTCATCTTCGGTACACTTGTTCCATGGCAGGCTCAAAAGAAGCTCGATATAGCCCTTGGTTGCGCCATATTCAGCGGAAGCTATCGACAGTAGTTTCATGCGCTCGATCTCGAGGTTAATCCTGTCCTTGACATAGGACGGAAGACTCACCATGTTGTCCAGCTTATCCTTAAAGTAACGGATTAAGCGTTCCTCGGGATCTTCTTCTCCCAGTTCACGATGGATCTGCTTCAACTGCTCCCGCAAAAACAGTTCGCGACGGCTTTTGCTGATCGATTGCTTAACTTTCGTATCCAATTCCGCCTGGATTTCGAGGGTCTTAATTTCATCCTCAATAGCCTTCTTAAGAATCGACATCCGCTCGACGGGATTGGGAGCTTCCAGGATGCTCTGCTTAATTGCCAGAGGTACATGCAGGTTGGAGACGATACAGTCACAGAAATATCCCGGTTCACGGGTTGACTTTTCCGCGATATTCAGTATTTCACCCGAATACGAGGGATCAGCGAGGGTCAGCTGTTTTAACTGGGTGACGATTTCGGAATAAACCTGGCGCGGAATTTTGCTTTGTGTCTTAGTTTCCCCGATATCTTCATAATATGCTATAAAATAAGGTTCCTCGAGTATAAAACGATCGACTTTGACACGCTTGACGCCTTCGAACGTTACACTCAGGATATCATCGGAGA from Candidatus Zixiibacteriota bacterium includes these protein-coding regions:
- the lon gene encoding endopeptidase La: MQENQKKDALPVLPVRTQVLYPKCIGTFQINRRRSLNLILDNQDGGREIILVLIKKPEQPEEAGVDDVYPVGMLSRIVKINKISDDILSVTFEGVKRVKVDRFILEEPYFIAYYEDIGETKTQSKIPRQVYSEIVTQLKQLTLADPSYSGEILNIAEKSTREPGYFCDCIVSNLHVPLAIKQSILEAPNPVERMSILKKAIEDEIKTLEIQAELDTKVKQSISKSRRELFLREQLKQIHRELGEEDPEERLIRYFKDKLDNMVSLPSYVKDRINLEIERMKLLSIASAEYGATKGYIELLLSLPWNKCTEDEDNLKKIEDLIDREYYGPRRIKDRIIEYLVVRKLTAQIRSPILCLCGPPGTGKSSLANAIARALGREVITINAAGISLVEDIKGDMRTFLGAMPGNVMRALVERKSANPVVIVDDIDKMSMYSSSMSLPLAMLEILDPKQNKSFIDAYVGLPFDLSRAIFITTVEALDEIPAPLTERMEVIEFTGYIDSEKIEIGQKFIIPKLCRAHNLKEGTLTFTAEALRRIIRHYTLESGLIGFKREIELICRKVSRQLAVNKRKRKIRITIKNLETYLGPPVYIPEMIESNPEIGVANGLAWTGSGGDIMLIEGIKMRGAGGVIFTGSLGEVMKESIQASHSYVRARAEMLGIDYNDFVNYDIHIHFPSGAIPKDGPSAGVTISTVIASLMSDRPIANDIALTGEVSLRGKVLAVSGIKEKIAAAHRAGIFKVILPRDNEKDIKEMPQQILEDMEFILVEKLDEVFEHALMDFELTDHSLEKLLYHEVEKIKEEEQAQKRKVLQAKKRKRKNSRRTRKE